The following are encoded in a window of Castanea sativa cultivar Marrone di Chiusa Pesio chromosome 9, ASM4071231v1 genomic DNA:
- the LOC142611136 gene encoding TMV resistance protein N-like: MASISTQKASSSSLFSSSTPQWKYDVFLNFRGEDTRNSFVDHLYAALKQKGIETFRDEEKLEIGKSIAPALLKAIEESRSAIVILSKNYASSTWCLDELVKIIGCMKEKKMMIFPIFYDVDPSDVRKQTGTFAQVFAKYNECFKDCIEKVQIWRFALIEVANLKGLHKRDRPESKIIQNIVRELLHKLPYAFTENNEDLVGINSRVEKLKICLALGSNDVQIIGIWGMGGIGKTTIARVVFRMVSNEFEASCFLANVREVSERAGLVVLQQQLILQILNESMIIQDVDDGVLLIKNRLRHKRILLVLDNVNQLDQLNKLAGKHIWFGPGSRIILTTRDKHLLQTFGVDDIYEVDQLNDDEALHLMSLRAFKKDHPPQDYLKLSKDFVYYAGGLPLAVEILGSFLFGRLIDQWNSTLNRLKEFHEPKILQVLEVTFDGLHEVEKEIFLHIACFFKQKDKNVIEILDYLGLYPNIGLQVLIDKSLIKVWKDYFWMHDLLREMGKNIVSQECPKELGKRSRLWLFKDIDDVLTNNLGTQAIEGMVLKLHEPKEAYWNPESFSNIHHLKLLIIDNVHLLRAPKHLPNALRYLDWSGYPLKSFPSSFQQQSFEMLKFIRLKQSLQLIETLNFNKIPNLEKLVLKGCMNLLGLHPSIGVHKKLILLNLKGCKNLRSLPSKFEMESLEILILSDCLKVKRIPEFGENMECVSKLCLDGTAITKLPTSIGNLIGLALLDVRDCKNLMSLPSTFFNMKSLKNLNFSGCSKLLESLWRINESVEEPGASGILTRFMASSNALFETLKNVAFSGFKLRIPDSMCQLSTSLMGLGSLTNLDICRCNLNAIPIDICCLSSLEILNLSDNKFECLPESISQLSALQLLNVADCMTLISLPELPSSIRSIKAFHCPSLKAVANLLKPNFLCEPTLLLSNCSSLANNQDIINTFFAVIRKHLQVSLPFYLNNMCMFLGLHSGYKYNYLYELMIPGNRIPRWFSHQTNGTEISVKVPSHLRDEWMGIATCVVFCSTPPYKTNPIDCCTSYCVLTANGEEVCGTVVRPRRIYKIEHIMLSYALPQLYGEEAIESLWQCDVNGFSHIGIQITTHNTGLEVRSFGFRMVYKKDMADLNQTMAQCTNNSITPYQGLDVLHHNFDNSVIVEEGNKVKRSRDDYDGVGPSGKGSSNDVPHPKRIERVPEFLAHGISDCDESSDSD, translated from the exons ATGGCTTCCATAAGCACTCAAAAAGCCTCGTCTTCATCATTATTTTCTTCATCAACACCACAGTGGAAATATGATgtctttcttaattttagaggcGAGGATACCCGCAATAGTTTTGTAGATCATCTATATGCTGCTTTGAAACAAAAAGGCATTGAGACCTTCAGAGATGAGGAAAAACTTGAGATAGGGAAATCTATTGCACCAGCACTCTTGAAAGCAATAGAAGAATCAAGATCCGCGATTGTCATTCTCTCAAAAAACTATGCATCTTCTACTTGGTGTTTGGATGAACTTGTAAAGATCATTGGATGcatgaaagagaagaaaatgatgatttttCCGATTTTTTATGATGTGGATCCATCTGACGTACGGAAACAAACTGGTACTTTTGCCCAAGTCTTTGCTAAATACAACGAATGTTTTAAGGATTGCATAGAGAAGGTGCAAATATGGAGATTTGCTTTGATAGAAGTGGCCAATCTCAAAGGGTTGCATAAACGGGATAG GCCTGAGTcaaaaattatccaaaatatTGTGAGAGAGTTATTGCATAAATTGCCTTATGCATTCACAGAAAATAACGAAGATCTAGTAGGAATAAATTCTCGAGTAGAGAAATTAAAGATATGTTTGGCTCTAGGGTCCAATGATGTTCAAATTATTGGGATTTGGGGGATGGGAGGAATTGGTAAAACAACTATCGCTAGAGTTGTTTTTCGTATGGTTTCTAATGAATTCGAAGCTTCTTGTTTTCTTGCTAATGTTAGGGAAGTTTCCGAAAGAGCTGGTTTAGTTGTATTACAACAACAACttattcttcaaattttgaatgaaaGTATGATTATACAAGATGTTGATGATGGAGttcttttgataaaaaataggTTACGTCATAAAAGAATTCTTCTAGTTCTTGATAATGTAAATCAATTAGACCAATTAAACAAGTTAGCTGGGAAGCATATTTGGTTTGGTCCAGGTAGTAGGATTATCTTAACAACAAGAGATAAGCATTTGCTACAGACATTTGGAGTAGATGATATATATGAGGTTGATCAATTGAATGATGATGAAGCTCTTCATCTTATGAGTTTGAGAGCTTTTAAAAAAGACCATCCTCCCCAAGATTATTTGAAGTTGTCCAAAGATTTTGTATATTACGCTGGTGGCCTTCCTTTAGCAGTTGAGATTTTGGGTTCCTTTTTGTTTGGCAGATTAATTGATCAATGGAATAGTACATTAAATAGGCTTAAAGAATTTCATGAACCTAAAATTCTCCAAGTACTTGAAGTAACTTTTGATGGACTACATGAAGTAGAGAAGGAAATATTCCTAcatattgcatgtttctttaagcaaaaagacaaaaatgtaATAGAAATACTGGATTATCTTGGCCTTTACCCTAATATTGGATTACAGGTTCTTATTGATAAATCTCTCATAAAAGTTTGGAAGGATTATTTTTGGATGCATGATTTACTACGTGAAATGGGGAAGAACATAGTTTCTCAAGAGTGTCCTAAAGAGCTTGGAAAGCGTAGCCGATTGTGGTTATTTAAGGACATAGATGATGTTCTTACAAATAATTTg gGAACACAAGCAATTGAAGGCATGGTCCTAAAGTTGCATGAACCAAAAGAGGCATATTGGAATCCTGAATCATTTTCAAATATTCATCATCTTAAATTGCTCATAATTGATAATGTTCACCTTTTGCGTGCACCCAAACATCTTCCTAATGCTTTGAGATATCTTGATTGGAGTGGATACCCTTTAAAATCATTTCCATCAAGTTTCCAACAACAG TCTTTTGAGATGTTAAAATTCATTCGCTTGAAGCAATCCCTACAATTGATTGAAACCCTTAACTTCAACAAAATCCCAAATCTTGAGAAATTGGTTCTTAAGGGTTGTATGAATTTACTTGGCTTGCACCCATCAATTGGAGTTCATAAAAAGCTCATTCTTCTTAATCTAAAAGGTTGCAAAAACCTCAGAAGTCTTCCAAGCAAGTTTGAAATGGAGTCTCTTGAGATTCTTATCCTTTCTGATtgcttaaaagttaaaagaattCCAGAATTTGGGGAGAACATGGAATGTGTATCAAAGCTTTGCTTGGATGGCACTGCTATCACAAAATTACCCACGTCGATTGGGAATTTAATTGGTCTTGCTTTATTGGATGTACGAGACTGCAAAAATCTCATGTCTCTTCCTAGCACCTTTTTTAATATGAAGTCCCTTAAAAATCTCAACTTTTCTGGATGCTCGAAACTACTAGAGAGCTTATGGAGGATTAATGAGAGTGTAGAGGAGCCTGGTGCAAGTGGAATTCTAACAAGATTTATGGCTTCTTCGAATGCTCTCTTCGAAACTCTTAAAAATGTAGCTTTTAGTGGATTTAAGCTGAGAATTCCCGATTCCATGTGCCAGTTATCAACTTCTCTAATGGGTTTGGGTTCTTTGACCAATTTGGATATATGTAGATGCAATCTCAATGCAATCCCCATTGATATTTGTTGCTTATCCTctttagaaattttaaatttaagtgataataaatttgaatgCCTTCCGGAAAGCATCAGTCAACTATCTGCTCTGCAACTTTTGAATGTGGCGGATTGCATGACGCTTATATCATTACCAGAGCTTCCATCAAGTATTCGTTCAATCAAGGCATTTCACTGTCCATCACTTAAAGCGGTGGCAAATCTATtgaaaccaaattttttatGTGAGCCAACACTCCTCCTTTCAAATTGCAGTAGCCTGGCTAACAATCAAGACATCATTAACACGTTTTTTGCAGTCATAAGAAAGCATCTTCAGGTCTCTCTCCCTTTCTATCTCAACAACATGTGTATGTTTCTAGGACTCCATTCTGGCTACAAATACAATTACTTATATGAACTAATGATTCCTGGAAATAGGATTCCAAGGTGGTTTAGCCATCAAACTAATGGGACTGAAATAAGTGTAAAAGTACCAAGTCATTTGCGTGATGAGTGGATGGGGATTGCTACTTGCGTTGTATTTTGTTCTACTCCACCTTACAAAACCAACCCAATTGACTGCTGTACAAGTTATTGTGTTTTGACAGCCAATGGAGAAGAAGTGTGTGGAACAGTCGTTAGACCTAGACGCATTTATAAAATAGAACATATTATGCTATCTTATGCACTTCCTCAATTATATGGAGAGGAAGCCATAGAATCATTGTGGCAATGTGATGTAAATGGATTCAGTCATATTGGAATTCAAATCACAACGCATAATACAGGCTTAGAGGTGAGGAGCTTTGGGTTCCGCATGGTATACAAGAAAGACATGGCAGATCTCAACCAAACAATGGCTCAGTGTACCAACAATAGCATCACTCCTTATCAGGGTTTGGATGTTCTCCATCATAATTTCGACAATTCAGTCATTGTAGAGGAAGGCAACAAAGTCAAGCGAAGCCGTGATGACTATGATGGGGTTGGACCTAGCGGAAAAGGAAGCTCTAATGATGTACCACACCCAAAAAGGATTGAAAGAGTCCCAGAATTTTTGGCCCATGGTATCTCTGATTGTGATGAGTCAAGTGATAGCGATTAG